In Betaproteobacteria bacterium, one genomic interval encodes:
- the lptG gene encoding LPS export ABC transporter permease LptG has translation MSILFRYLAREIFLATLLLLVALLALFALFDLIRELGELGKGSYSLSRVLTYVTLSQPSHIAVIFPIAALMGTLFAIARLSAQSELTVMRSSGLSIARLAGFAALIGLVFSLLTLLFAEFIAPASDELAKRMRLSATSTVVATQFRSGFWVKDDLAFVNIQNVTADTQLLDIRIYEFDRAYRLSTLSVAKRAVYDFAQNRWVMEGVEKTTFKPQSVRIERLATDFWKTAMTPDLLAVLRVKPDDMSLLSLSAYIDHLRENKQNSTRYELAFWGKVFQPATVIIMMLLAIPFAIQSQRASGLGSKLLVGIMLGLGFYFLNQLASNLTELNNWPALLSAAIPLMVFFALAVALLLRKEYATRLPKVLR, from the coding sequence GTGTCGATCCTGTTCCGCTATCTGGCGCGCGAGATTTTCTTGGCCACCTTGCTATTGCTTGTGGCACTGCTTGCCCTGTTTGCGCTCTTTGACCTGATTCGTGAATTGGGTGAGTTGGGAAAGGGCAGCTATAGCCTCTCGCGGGTTCTGACTTACGTGACGCTCTCCCAGCCTTCGCACATTGCGGTGATTTTCCCCATCGCCGCGCTGATGGGGACGCTTTTTGCGATTGCGCGCCTTTCCGCGCAATCTGAACTGACGGTGATGCGATCGTCCGGGTTGTCCATCGCGAGGCTGGCCGGGTTCGCGGCATTGATCGGCCTGGTTTTTTCGCTGCTGACACTTCTGTTTGCCGAGTTCATCGCGCCGGCTTCCGACGAATTGGCGAAACGCATGCGACTGTCGGCCACCAGCACGGTGGTAGCAACCCAGTTTCGCTCGGGTTTCTGGGTGAAGGACGATCTCGCGTTTGTCAATATTCAAAACGTCACGGCGGATACACAGTTGCTCGATATCCGCATTTATGAATTTGACCGTGCCTACCGACTTTCCACACTGAGTGTCGCCAAACGTGCGGTTTACGATTTCGCGCAAAACCGGTGGGTGATGGAAGGGGTGGAAAAAACCACGTTCAAGCCACAAAGCGTGCGCATTGAGCGTCTCGCGACCGACTTCTGGAAGACGGCGATGACGCCGGACCTGTTGGCGGTGCTGAGGGTTAAGCCGGATGACATGTCGTTGCTGAGCCTGTCCGCGTATATCGATCACTTGCGTGAAAACAAGCAGAACAGTACGCGCTATGAACTTGCTTTCTGGGGCAAGGTTTTTCAGCCGGCGACGGTTATCATCATGATGTTGCTGGCGATCCCCTTTGCCATTCAATCGCAGCGGGCAAGTGGCCTGGGAAGCAAACTGCTGGTCGGCATCATGCTCGGATTGGGTTTCTACTTCCTGAATCAGCTTGCGTCGAATCTGACGGAACTGAACAACTGGCCCGCATTGTTGAGCGCGGCAATCCCGCTGATGGTCTTTTTTGCATTGGCCGTGGCGCTGCTGTTGCGCAAGGAATATGCGACCAGGCTGCCGAAGGTGTTGCGTTAG
- a CDS encoding RNA polymerase sigma factor → MATRQELSDFLASVEKRAFKQAVYAVRQDESALDIVQDAMMKLAEKYADRPLGEMPMLFQRILQNTIRDWFRRQKVRSTWTTLFSSFGGKDDDEDYDILETLQADDTSNIPVSPAAQLEQAQLLTIIEQSVEKLPGRQREAFMLRYWEELDVAETAKAMGCSQGSVKTHCSRAVHALSAMLKNQGISLESILRTSES, encoded by the coding sequence CTGGCCACCAGACAAGAACTGTCGGACTTTTTGGCATCCGTCGAAAAACGTGCCTTCAAGCAGGCGGTGTACGCAGTGCGTCAGGACGAATCGGCGCTGGATATCGTGCAGGATGCGATGATGAAACTCGCGGAAAAATACGCAGACAGGCCATTGGGCGAAATGCCCATGCTATTCCAGAGAATCCTGCAAAACACCATTCGTGACTGGTTTCGGCGCCAGAAGGTGCGCTCGACGTGGACAACACTGTTTTCCTCCTTCGGCGGGAAGGATGATGACGAAGATTACGATATTCTCGAAACTTTGCAGGCGGACGACACCTCCAATATCCCGGTTTCACCCGCTGCCCAGCTGGAGCAGGCACAATTGCTGACGATCATCGAACAATCCGTCGAGAAACTTCCGGGACGTCAACGCGAAGCTTTCATGTTGCGTTACTGGGAGGAACTGGACGTTGCCGAGACTGCAAAAGCAATGGGGTGTTCCCAAGGAAGTGTCAAGACACATTGTTCGCGCGCGGTTCATGCACTTTCCGCGATGCTGAAAAATCAGGGAATTAGCCTCGAATCCATTCTCCGCACGTCCGAAAGCTGA
- a CDS encoding DUF3619 family protein, producing MNEEEFGQKITRTLNWGLSRIEEDKLAKLRAGRRKAMDAYREPVSILGLVTVSGQTLNVSNWIRKPLFWLPILAVSAALVTYSLNSGDDVYDDVGELDAKLLTGELPIDAFLDKDFASWVKESS from the coding sequence ATGAATGAAGAAGAATTTGGACAAAAAATCACGCGCACCCTGAATTGGGGCCTGTCTCGTATCGAAGAGGATAAACTCGCCAAGTTGCGCGCCGGTCGCCGGAAAGCGATGGATGCTTACCGCGAGCCCGTCAGCATTCTGGGCCTGGTCACGGTTTCCGGCCAGACGCTCAATGTGTCGAACTGGATTCGCAAGCCGCTATTCTGGCTGCCGATCCTGGCGGTTTCAGCGGCGCTTGTTACCTATTCGTTGAATAGTGGCGACGATGTCTATGACGATGTCGGTGAACTGGATGCAAAACTATTGACGGGCGAATTGCCCATTGACGCTTTTCTGGACAAGGATTTTGCTTCGTGGGTGAAAGAATCTTCCTAG
- a CDS encoding RDD family protein produces the protein MAGPEPTEVPGIWRRLAALPYESLLILAVLFVAAFPLAGFKGWTLQGVPHFLSQVYLLSVTAFYFTWFWQRGGQTLAMKTWRFRVTGRSGQPLTLTRALARFGCALLFYGPSVAGLLLLFFPKRISPVIAMWTCLPMFATILWARFDPDRQFLHDRMAGTRLVSVVAD, from the coding sequence ATTGCCGGGCCTGAGCCAACCGAGGTGCCCGGCATTTGGCGCCGTCTGGCGGCGCTCCCCTACGAGTCCCTGCTGATCCTCGCCGTTCTGTTTGTCGCGGCATTTCCGCTGGCCGGATTCAAAGGCTGGACACTTCAAGGCGTCCCGCATTTTCTCTCACAGGTCTATCTCCTGAGTGTCACGGCGTTCTATTTCACCTGGTTCTGGCAACGCGGCGGCCAAACCCTTGCCATGAAAACCTGGCGATTCCGGGTCACCGGCAGGAGCGGGCAACCGTTGACGCTAACTCGCGCCCTTGCACGCTTCGGATGTGCGCTTTTGTTCTACGGCCCGTCTGTTGCCGGACTACTGCTGTTGTTTTTCCCGAAACGCATCAGCCCGGTCATCGCGATGTGGACGTGTTTGCCAATGTTCGCGACCATTTTGTGGGCCCGATTTGATCCCGACCGCCAGTTCCTGCATGACCGGATGGCCGGCACACGCCTGGTTTCGGTCGTGGCTGACTAA
- a CDS encoding DUF3106 domain-containing protein has protein sequence MRALVAFFLAATLTAAGPYAQAAESKSTKPAPQVPWNKIAAPEQKILTPLAKDWTQLSGTQQRRLVTTAKQYPKLAPIQQERFQARIKEWAVLTPEQRNAAREKYQNLSKLPPAKQHELREKWNEKKAAPVPEPAPSSASEQPK, from the coding sequence ATGCGCGCACTCGTCGCATTTTTCTTGGCCGCCACGCTGACGGCGGCGGGTCCGTACGCGCAAGCAGCTGAAAGTAAAAGCACCAAGCCGGCCCCCCAAGTGCCGTGGAACAAGATTGCGGCGCCCGAACAAAAAATCCTGACGCCCCTCGCGAAGGACTGGACCCAGCTGTCAGGGACGCAGCAACGGCGATTGGTGACGACGGCCAAGCAATATCCCAAGTTGGCGCCAATACAGCAGGAGCGCTTCCAGGCGCGCATCAAGGAATGGGCGGTGCTGACACCCGAACAGCGCAACGCCGCGCGCGAGAAGTATCAGAATCTCTCCAAACTGCCCCCCGCAAAGCAGCATGAACTGCGGGAAAAGTGGAATGAGAAAAAAGCCGCGCCGGTTCCTGAACCTGCTCCTTCATCGGCCAGCGAACAACCCAAGTAA